The sequence below is a genomic window from Serratia nevei.
GCCTGGCAGACGTCCGCCAGCGACAGATCCGGCGTCACGTTCAGCAGCAGCGGCAGCACGTTGACCACCGGGCCGACCGCCGCCAGCGCCTGCGACCCCATCCGGCGCATGAAAGGAAAACCGATTGAGAAGCGGGTTTCGCCGCTCATGCGCGCCAGATACATCGCCAGCGCCGCCGTGACGATATCGGCCGGTTGCAGCGACTGCAGCGCATCATCGCGCCGCGCTTCGTCAAACAGCGATTCAGGCAGCACCAGCGCCTGTTTGAGCGGCCGCGCGCCCGGTTCAACCTCCCGGTTTTCCGTCGATAACGACAGCGGCGACGGCAAATCGCGCAGATGCTGGCGCCAGAATTCGGCCGCCCGCTCACGTGCGGGCGACGTTTGCCATTGCTGAAACTCTTCCACCACCTTGCCGAACGGGGTAAACGGCGAGGCCGCCGGCGCCAGCCCGTGGCGCAGCGCGCGGTAGAGATCGGCGATCCGGCGGGTGATGGCTTCGAAGCTGAAGCCGTCCAGGGTCAGATGATGAAAGCGCTGGTACCAGAACCAGCGATCGGCGCTGACGCGGATCACCGCATGGCGGTAAAGCGGCCGCTCGCCGTCCGCCGGCAGATCCTGCGCCAGATCGTCGTTCATCAGCGCCAGCGCCGCCTGTTCGGCGTCCGGCCGCGCGCTGAAATCGAACCACTCCGGCGCGTGCACGCGTGCGGGGTCGGCTATCAGCGGCAAACGCTGCACCGGCTGGCCGTCCTGCGCCTCAAAGAATCGCGCCTGAACCGTATCCGCTTCGGCCAGCCCTTGACGGATGGCGCGCTCCAACGACGAACGATCGATAGCGCCGTGCAGTTCGGTGTAGTGCGCCACGGCGAAGCCGTTGCGGCGCAGCGCGATTTGGTCGGCGATCCAGATCCCCGGTTGCGCTGCAACCAGCGGATACTCCCGATACTCGACCTGAGTATCCGGCAAAGAAAGCGTTTCTGACATGGTGTCTGTCCTTTTCCTCAAACGGAATGTATCGATGTGGCTGCCTGGCGCTTAACGCGCCGCATCCGCCGCTTTCAGCGCCGCCGGCCGCATGTCCTGCCAGTGCGTTTCGATGTAGTCGATGCATTCGCCGCGCGACGCTGGCCCCATCAGCACGCGCCACCCCTGCGGCGTCTCGGCAAACTGCGGCCACAGCGAATACTGCTGCTGCGCGTTGACCAAAACGGTGAAACGGAGGCTTTCGTCATCGAACGGGTTTTGTTGTTCCTGAGTCATTTGTATTACCTGTCTGTCAAAATGTGTGGGTTATTCCATCGCGGAAAGCAGCTGGCGCACGCCGTCCACCAGGCCGCCGCGCCAGCAGAGCGCATCGTGCCCGCCGGAAAACACGCGGTATTCGGCGCGGTGCCCCGCCGCCGTCAGCGCCTGGTGCATCTGGCGATTAACGAATTCGATGTCCGCCTCCCGATCGCCGGCTTGCTGAATCACGGTGAGCGTGGGCGCCGCCGCGTTGCGTTGCCGAACCTGGCGTATCAGCCAGCCTTCCTCCAGTTCGTGGCGTTTTTCGAACTGGGTAACGAATTGCACCGTGGGCCACCAGAAGGAGCCGGACTGGCTCAACACGCGGCCGAAGCGTTCCGGCCAGTGCACACCGGCATATAACGCCGCCAGCCCGCCGTAGCTTTGGCCGGCGACGACGGTGCGCGCCCCTTCCTCACTGAACGCTTCGCGCTTCTGCGCCTGCGGCAGCAGCTCTTCGATGATTGCCTGCCAGAAGGCGGCGTTGCAGGGCAGCTCGTTTTCCCGGTGTTCACCGTCGATCGCATCGATCAGCAGCCAGCACGCGGGCGGCAGCCGCCCTTTTGCGGTTTCGTGCTCGATCACCGGCAACAGCGCGTGCCTTTCGATCCAGTTTTGGCCATCGAGCAATAGCACCAACGGGCGGTTCGCTTTCACCGCCGCGTCGCCGCTGGCATACAGCCAAACGCGCCGCTGGTTATCCAGACGTTCGCTGCGCCACTGAAAAAGCTGTAGCCGCGCCTCATCCAATGGCCGATCGACGGCCTGCCAGGCGCTTTGGTCGTCGGCATCCGGCCCTTGTGCCAGGGAAACCGGGCGCGGGCGATGCGAAGGCCCCAGCGAAAGGCGATTCAGCGGATCGGCGATCGCCAGCGGGAACAGCGATACCCACCAGGCGCGCTGCTGGCGATCGCGCAACGCTTCGTCGCCGCTGAAGACGGGGGGAAGATCTCGCTCTGTGATGGGGATCAGGCTGTAGCTGCCGCGCCAGCGCCGATCGATAACGGCGGCGCCGTACCAAACGTCGGTGCCGGGGAGCCGGGTCAGGCTGCTGGGGGACGTGCTGTGGTGATCGGTAATGCCGTTGATATCGGCGTAAACGCGGCATATCGGCGAGTGCCGTTCATCGCCGGCGGGATCGCGCCACAGCCAGGTCATTTTGACGTGGCGGTCATCGTGCGGCTCGACGATGGGCGTGCCGTGTGAGGCGACCTTCTGCCACCACGCGGGCTGCCCTGCCGCCTCTTCACGCAGCCATTGCGCCGCCAATCCCTCATGACCGTTTTCTGGCCTCTTTTCCGGCAAAAACTCCATAGCGCCCCTTACATAACATGAGTGATTTTTACAAAACCTGACAATCGTATTGATACTCATTATCATTTTCAATACTATTTGTCGGATTTTTACCGTCGTGCACACACGGCGTTTCCGCGTCGACGGGTGAAGAACGCTTGTCGGCATTTCGGGGTTTATCAGGGTGGCATGACACACGAAAGCAGGTATGCAGGAGAGATAATGAAGATTAAAAACAAAGGGATAGAAAACGCGAACGCAGAGGCGATGTCCGCCAAGCGTCTGTTGCTGGGATCGGCGCTGGCCTTACTGCCCTTCGCGCCACACGCGTCCGCCGCCGCGGACGAGACGATTCTGGTGACCGCCGACGCGCAAAACAGCGTGACCGCCCCGGTCAAGGGGATCGTCGCCAAAGAGAGCGCCGCCGGCACCAAGACCGCCGCCTCTCTGCGTAAAACGCCGCAGTCCATCTCAGTGGTCACGCGCGAGCAGATGAACGACCAGGAGCCGGCGTCGGTCGCCGACGCGCTGAACTACACCAGCGGGGTAATCACCACCTACCGCGGCAACTCCAACCGCAATGACGAAGTGATCAGCCGCGGCTTCCGCTATGCGCCCAAGCTGCTCGACGGCCTGCACTTTGGCCTTTCGAGCCAAAACGGCGGCGCCGGGCAGATCGATCCCTGGCTGCTGGAGCGCGTGGAGATGGTGCACGGCCCGGCCGGCGTGTTGTACGGCCAGGTCAGCCCCGGCGGCGTAGTGGTGATGACCAGCAAGCGCCCCACCGCCCAAAGCATTCACGAAGTCAAATTCAGCACCGGCAACCGCCATCTGGCGGAAACGGCGTTCGATTTCGGCGGCAAGCTCAACGACGACAATACCCTGTTCTACCGCCTGAACGGCATCGCCAGAACCGAACATGAGTTTGTCAAAGACAGCAAGCAGCAACGGGTGGCCATCGCGCCGGCCTTCACCTGGCTGCCGAACGAAGACACCAGCTTTACGCTGCTGACCAGCTACCAGAACGATCCGAAAGCCGGATCGCGCAACTTCCTGCCGCGCGCCGGCACGCTGTTCCCGACCAGCGCGGGCTATGTGCCCTACGACTTCAACATCAGCGAACCCAGCTTCAACAAGTCGCGGCGCGAGCAGGCGTCGATCGGCTACAGCCTCGAGCATAACTTCAGCGATGCGCTGTCGTTCACCCAGAACCTGCGATTCACCCACCGCGATGAAGACTATAAATATCTGGTTTATAACGTAAACTCGAAGGTCAACGACCACACCGTCACCCGCATGGCGCAGCATGAAACGCAGATGACCAACGAGTTTGGCGTGGATAACCAGCTTAAGGGGTTGTTCGACACCGGCGAGGTGAAGCACACGGTGCTGGGCGGGCTGGATTACCGCTACAGCCATATCGATTCGAAGATGTATCGCGATCGCGGCAACGACTACCCGATCGACTGGGCCAACCCGGTTCGCCCCAGCATCGATGGCAGCACGCTGGCGCTGGCTTCCAGCGACTTGAAGACGCTGAATCAGGTCGGGGTGTATCTGCAGGACCAGCTGGAGTGGAATAACTGGAACCTGCTGCTGTCCGGCCGTCAGGACTGGTCGCAGGTCAACACCCGCGATCGCACCAGCGGCGGTAAAGAGCAGACCTACAACGATGCCCAGTTTACCGGCCGCGCGGGCCTGCTTTACGCCTTCGACAACGGCATTTCACCGTATGTCAGCTACAGCACCTCGTTCGATCCTAACCTGTACCCGAGCGCGCCGGGCGCCGATCCGCTCAAGCCGACCACCGGCAAACAAACCGAGGTGGGCGTGAAGTACCAGATCCCGGGCGGCAACACCCTGCTGACCCTCTCCTGGTTCGACATTACCCAGCGCAATGTGGCGTCCTATAACCGCCTCACCTCCGCCTACGAGCAGATTGGTGAGGTGAAATCCAAAGGGATTGAGGCGGAAGTGCACGCTCAGCCGACGCCGGAGATCAAGCTGACCGCCGCCTATACCTACACCGACGTGGTGACCAAAGACTCCAACTCGGCGGACGAAATCGGCCACAGCCCGGCGGGCATCCCGCGCCACGCGGCGTCCGCCTGGGGCAGCTACAGCTTCCTGAGCGGCGCGCTGAACGGCCTGACCGTCGGCAGCGGCGTGCGTTATATCGGCGATGCGCCGGCCGACGCCATCGGCCAGTACGATGTGCCGCACTACACGCTGTACGACGCCATGGTGAAATATGACCTCGGCCAGGCCTCGTCGGCGCTGCGCGGTGCAGCGCTTCAGCTCAACGTACAGAACCTGACGGACAAGAAATACGTTTCATCCTGCAGCGGCGAGTACGCCTGCTTCTACGGCAGCGGCCGCAGCATCATCGCTTCGGTCAACTACCGCTGGTAACAAAAATGGGCGGCCAGCGCCGCCCATTTCTTCCGCCTTTCCCGCCGCCTTTACTCCTGCTTCAGTTCCCGCAAATGCTTGTACACCGTGGCGCGCCCCATCGACAGCACGTTGGCGATGTAGTCGGCGGCGCTTTTGGCCTTGAACGCCCCCTGATGATAGAGATCGCTGACCAGCCGCCGTTTCTGTTCGCGGCTCAGCGCACCGAGCGCGGCGTTTTCGCGCCGCAGCCAGTCGTGCAGGAAGGTGTTGATCTTCTCCTGCCAGTCATCTTTGAACAGCGCTTGCGGCTGCGGCTGCAGCCGGGTGACCGACAGGAACATGTCCAGCGCGTTGCGGGCGTCCTCGAACATCGCGGTGCTCAGGTTGATGCACAGCAGATAGCTGGGCTTGCCCTGCTCGTCGCGCGCGGCGATGCTCACCGAGCGCATCTTTTTGCCGTCCCAGTTCAGCTTCTCATAGGGGCCGGTCACGCCGGCGCCGCCGGCGAGCTCGAAGTCGTCCAGCCCGGCGTCGTCACCCGGTTTGCGCTTCGACAGGTTGTTCGCCAGATAAGCAATCTTGTTGGTGGCCAGATCGTGGATCACCACTTCCGCATTCGGGAAAAACAGCGCCGCGATGCCGTCGGCGACCGAGCGTAAAAGTTCGAGTTGAGAAGAAGAGTTCGGCACGCTGGGGTGTCTCCGTATAGCCCGGTTTGGTTTGCTGTTCAGCCGCTTAGCATACCGCAGTTGCCGCCGCTTGCCGAGCGGATGGCGTTTGCGCCCCCTGCGCCGACGGCGGCGCTGCAAACGCCCTTAGTGTTCACACCCGCGATCAGAATTGGCCATTGCCGGTCGTCGGAAAAATACCTTCCGCCAGGCGAAAGAGGAAAGGGAAATATTTAAAGTCACTTTATTCACATGCCGTTTTGTTATTTAAAAGCCGCACCTTTGCCAATGACATTAATCCACACCCACTTTATTGAATTATTCACTTCATGCCGATCGCGAATTGATTAGCGGACTCCTTTATCCAAGAAAAATCCCATTAAAATCATCATCCTTTACATAAAGAAAAACGCCAATTCGGACTATTCCTAACTATTTCCTTCTGGCATCGAGAATAAATTTAACTTGCAGTACTGCAATAAGGATGCAGCTTAATTTGAGTTGTATAAGCAATTTAATTTAAAGGACTTTTACTATGAACCATGAATCCAGGGCGGACTGTTCCGCCAACGGCTACATTATTGAAGTTTCAAGTTTTAAACTGCCGGCCTCACTCAGCCCTGAAGCGTTTGCCGTATTGGACAAGCGTGTAGAAGAGGAATTTATCTCAAACCAGAACGGGTTCATTTCGCGTGACTCAGGCATCAGCGTAGACAATGAACCTCGCTGGGTGAACATTGTAAAATGGGAGACGCTGTTGGATGCGGATGAAAACATCTACCAATTTACGCGGGCTTCCGCGCCGGCGTCCGTCAAAGAATATCTGGCGAGTATCGGCGCTGAGCCGGTGGAATTAAAACGCTATCAGCATACCGGCGCGTAATGCGTGCCGGATGACCACGCCACGGCGGCGCGGTCTTCTTTAACGCTGATTGGCAAAACCTGAACGGGTGGCCGCTCGCGGTCACCCGTCCGTTTCAGGTGAGCACATTTATCAGACCCTGCCTCGACGGCCGCAACACATTAAAACAGCCTCGGATTAGGCTTCTCTTTGCACGATAAAAACACGGCCGCAGACGGCGTTTTAACAGGATTTTAACGCTGCCGAGGGGAAACGCCATTGTCAACATAGCAGTTAAATAAAATGAAACTTTTTGATCACATTCAAGCTTCTGAAAAATAGATAAAAAGGGTTTTTATGCGCTTTATATGCATAAAGTATGCATGCACACGCTCAGCGTCGATGAAAAGTAATTAACTATTCATTTGCCGCCCTGCAGGCGGCGAAAAACCGTCCGCTGGCCCGATGAGAGGGGGGCTAACAACCGGCATAATTAGTGGTAAATTTAGCGTCGCAAAGTGTTATGCGCTTGCTAATCCACGGTTAAACGAAATAAATACCTCTAATATATAAAGGTTGGTTATGGAAAAGCTATCCTACGCTTCAGACAGCAGCACCACCGCTTGGGCTACATATCTGCAACAAATCGATCGCGTCGCCCCTTACCTCGGCGAGCTGTCACGCTGGGTTGATACGCTGCGTCACCCTAAGCGCGCTTTGATTGTCGATATCCCGCTGCAGATGGACGATGGCACCATCCGTCACTTCGAAGGTTTCCGCGTACAGCACAACCTGTCGCGTGGGCCGGGCAAAGGCGGTATCCGCTTCCACCCTGACGTCGATCTGAACGAAGTGATGGCCCTGTCCGCCTGGATGACCATCAAGTGTGCCGCGGTCAACCTGCCGTACGGCGGCGCCAAGGGCGGCATCCGCGTCGACCCGTTCAAACTGTCTGAAGGTGAACTGGAGCGACTGACCCGCCGCTACACCAGCGAAATCGGCTTCATCATCGGGCCACAGAAAGACATTCCTGCGCCGGACGTCGGCACCAACGCCAAAGTGATGGCCTGGATGATGGACACCTACTCCATGAACCACGGCACCACCATCACCGGCGTGGTCACCGGCAAACCAATCCACCTCGGCGGCTCCCTGGGCCGTGAGAAAGCGACCGGCCGCGGCGTGTTCGTCACCGGCAGCGAAGTGGCCAAGCGTCTGGGCGTGCAGATCGAAGGCGCCAAAGTGGCGGTACAAGGCTTCGGTAACGTGGGCAGCGAAGCGGCTCGCCTGTTCGTTGGCGTCGGCGCGCGCGTCGTCACCATCCAGGACCACTCCGCCACCCTGTTCAACGCCAACGGCATCGACCTGACCGCGCTGACCGAATACCAGGCCAAGCACAAGCAGATCGCCGGCTTCCCTGGCGCCAGCGAGATCGAAAGCGAAGCGTTCTGGTCGGTCGACATGGACATCCTGATCCCTGCGGCGCTGGAAGGCCAAATCACCCGTCAGCGCGCCGAAATCCTCAGCGCCAAGCTGGTGCTGGAAGGCGCTAACGGCCCAACCTTCCCAGAAGCGGACGACATTCTGCGTTCCCGTAACATCACCGTGGTCCCGGACGTTATCTGTAACGCCGGCGGCGTAACGGTCAGTTACTTCGAGTGGGTGCAGGACATGGCGAGCTACTTCTGGAGCGAGTCCGAGATCAACGAGCGTATGGACAAGATCATGACCGACGCCATGGTCCACGTCTGGAACAAGGCGGCCGAGAAAGAGTGCAGCCTGCGCACCGCGGCTTACATCGTGGCCTGTGAGCGCATCCTGACCGCACGTAAAGAGCGCGGCATCTACCCAGGTTGATGCCCGTATCCCGGCCTGCCCCGGCAGGCCGGATTTTCCTCAGCGCAAACAGCGCTTCAACACCTTACCGGTACTGGTCATCGGCAAACGCTCGACGAACTCGACGATACGCGGATACTTGTACGCCGCCAGCCGCTCCCGGCTCCAGGCAATCAGCGTTTCTTCCTCGATCGGCTCTTCCGTCTCTTTCAATACCACCACCGCTTTGATCTCTTCGCCCAGCGACGGATGCTCGACGCCGATCACCGCCACCAACGACACCGCCGGATGGCGAATCAGCGCCTCTTCAATCTCGCGCGGATAGACGTTGAACCCGCCGCGGATGATCATGTCCTTGGCCCGATCGACGATGAAATAGAAGCCGTCGGCGTCGCGACGCGCCAGGTCACCGGTGCGGAACCAGCCGTTTTCCAGCACCTCTGCCGTCGCCTCAGGGCGGTTCATATAGCCTTTCATGATGTTGTAACCGCGCACCGCGATCTCCCCGACCTGGTCGATGCCGTCGACCGGCTGCCCGGTGGCGTCGAGCAGGCGCACCTCCACGCCCCAGATCGGTTGGCCGATGGAGCCGGGTTTGGTTACCCGATGGGGATGGTTAAAGGTGGCGACCGGGCTGGTCTCCGACAGCCCATACCCTTCGAGAATGTTGACGCCGAAGCGGCGCGAGAAATCCTCCAGGATCTGCACCGGCAGGCTGGCGCCGCCGGACACCGCCATACGCAGCGTGCTGCGCAAGCGCTCGATATCCGTGTGCTCATCCAACGCATTCAACAGCGCCCAATACATGGTCGGCACCCCGGCGAAAAAGGTGATGCCGTGCCGTTGCATCAGCGCGATGGCCTGCGCGGCGTCGAAGCGCTCGACCAGCACCAGAGTGGCGGCGGAAGCGAACCCGGCGTTCATCTGCACCGTCGAACCAAAAGTGTGGAATAGCGGCAAGGTCACCAGGTGACGATCGGGGGCCGTCTCCGAACCGTCGAACAGCCGCACCGATCCCAAGGCGTTGAGCACCAGATTGGCGTGAGTCAACTCCGCCCCTTTGGCGCGGCCGGTGGTGCCGCTGGTATACAGCACTACTGCGGTGTCGCTTTCGATCGTCGTCGCCGAAGCGAATTCGGTAGCCTGCTCGGCTATCGCCGCGCTGAAACGTTCCCCTTCGAGCGGCAACCGATCGCCGATGATAAACACCTCGCGGCACTGCTCCGCCTTCGCCGCCGCCCGCAGCGCTTCCTCCCCCAGCGGCAGGCCGCTGCTGCCCTCGAAACAAAACAGCGCCACCGCCGCCGAATCCGCCAGGTAATAGTCGAACTCTGCGCTTTTAAGCAGAATATTCAGCGGCACCACCACCGCGCCGCTTTTAAGAATGCCGTAATAGATAGCCGGAAACTCCGGCCGGTTCGGGCAGGCCAGCGCCACCCGTTCACCGGGCCGTACGCCGCGCGCGGCCAACAAATTCGCCACCCGATTGGCCATGTCGTTAAGCGCCCGATAGCTGAGCGGGTTGTCGTCCTGTATCACCGCCGGCCGCTCCGGCCAGGTGCGCGCACTCTCTTCAAGCAAGGTAGCCAGATTCAGCATCGGGGATCCTCCCTGGGGTTGAGCGGCGAGAAAAGCGCCGCAGTATCACGAGTATAGATAGGCGCTTTGCGGTTCGCATTCCCAGGGGCGCTGGGCTATACCTTAGGCAATCCCTATCCCGCAGGAGTTGTGATTATGAGCAAGAAAAAGATCCTGATGCTGGTCGGCGACTACGCCGAAGATTACGAAACCATGGTGCCGTTTCAGGCATTGCAGATGATCGGCCATTGGGTGGACGCCGTGTGCCCCGGCAAAGCCGTCGGCGATTATATCCAAACCGCAATCCACGACTTTGACGGGGCGCAGACCTACAGCGAGAAACCCGGCCACCGTTTTACCTTAAATGCCGACTTCGCCGCCGCCAAGGAAGAGCACTACGATGCGCTCTTGATCCCCGGTGGCCGGGCGCCGGAATACCTGCGTCTGAACCCCGACGTGATCGCGCTGGTGCAGGCGTTTGACGCCGCGAAAAAACCGATCGCCGCCGTTTGCCACGGCCCGCAGCTGCTGGCGGCGGCCGGGGTGTTGAAAGGCCGCACCTGCAGCGCCTACCCGGCCTGCGCGCCGGAAGTGCGGCTGGGCGGCGGCCATTATGCGGAGATCGGCATCGATCAGGCGCACGTCGACGGCAATCTGGTCACCGCCCCGGCCTGGCCGGCGCATCCGCAGTGGCTGGCGAAGTTCGCCGAGGTGTTGGAGCAGTAACGCAGCGCTAGCGGAGCTGTTCGATCAGGAAGTGGATGTCGTACAGCCAGCGCTTGGCGCGCGCGGAACGCACCAGCATCGACACGCACAGCGGCCGGGGATGCTCTTTGCACGCGGAGGGGGAAAACCAGCGCCCGGTGTTGGTCGGCGGCTGGAAATACAGTTCGTGGTTGTAGTTGCCGCTGTCGACGCCGAAGGTATCGAAGTAGCGGCGCATCAGCGTATTGGAATCGCTGAACGACAGGTTGAGCGCGGTGTTGATCTCGGTTTCCGGGGTGATGGCCACGCCCTTCTTCAGCCGCCCTGATGCGTTGAAGGCGGCGATAAGCGCGATGACCTGTTGCTGAATGTCTTCTGCCATGACAACCTCGAGCCGGTATGAATAAAAGATGAATGCGGTTCTCTGTCTGACTCTGCTCACCGCGGCGAGTTCTGGCCGCCGGCCGGGTTTTCTGTTTCTTTACACTTTCCATAAAAAAACCGCGCGCAGCCAAATGCCTGGCGCGCGCGGTCGACGGTTAGCGGCTGAGCGTCGCCTTGTCGGCGAGGACGCCATCCCCCTGCCGCTCGGCGGTAACGCCGCCGCCCAACACTTTATACAGGGTGGCCTGATTGTCGTACGCGGTCTGCTGCGCGGCGATCAGCGCCTGTTGCGCCGTGTACAGCGTGCGCTGCGCGTCCAGCAGCGTCAGGTAGCTGTCCACGCCCTGGCGGTAACGCAGCTCGGCCAGGCGATAATATTGCTGCGCCGCCGCCACATAGCCGGTTTGCGCCGCCAGCTGTTCCTGCAGCGTGGTTTTGCGCGCCAGCGCGTCGGCGGTTTCCTGAAATGCCGTCTGCACCGCTTTCTCATAGGTGGCGACATACAGGTCTTTCTGCGCCTGGGTGTAGTTGAGTTGAGCCGTGTTATAGCCGCCGCTGAAGATCGGCAGGCTGATGCTCGGTGCGAACGACCAGACGCCGGCTCCGTGGCTGAACAACGAGGAGAGTTCACCGCTGCCCACGCCGCCGCTGGCGGTCAGGCTGATCGACGGGAAGAACGCCGCCCGCGCCGAGCCGATATTGGCGTTGGCGGATTTCAGGTTATGCTCGGCCTGCAGCACGTCCGGCCGCTTCAGCAACACTTGCGAAGAGACGCCGGCCGGCAGATCGCGCATGATCCCGCCCAGCGCCTCGATGCCGCTCGGCAGCAGGTTTTCCGGCACGCTTTGCCCTACCGCCAAATCCAGCGCGTTTTTCGCCTGCGCGGCGCTGGTGGCGTAGCTGGCGGCGTCCGATCGCGCCTGCTGATAGACGGTTTCCGCCGACGCCACGTCAACCAGCGACGCAATCCCGTGCTGTTGATTGTTGCGCGTGACGTCCAGCGACCGTTTGGCGCTCGCCATCGTCTGCTGCGCCACCGCCAGATTGCTGCGCTCGGCCGCCACCGCCACCCAGTCGGTGACGATATCGGCGATCAGCGTCAGACGGGTGCTTTTCGCCGCCTCCGAGTTCGCCAGATAGGTTTCGAACGCCGCGCGCGACAGGCTGGCGTTCTTGCCGAACAGATCCAACTCGAATGCGCTGACGCCGGCCGCGGCTTCGTAGCTTTGGCTCAGCGCGGTGGCGTTGCCGCTGCCGG
It includes:
- a CDS encoding DUF1493 family protein; the protein is MAEDIQQQVIALIAAFNASGRLKKGVAITPETEINTALNLSFSDSNTLMRRYFDTFGVDSGNYNHELYFQPPTNTGRWFSPSACKEHPRPLCVSMLVRSARAKRWLYDIHFLIEQLR
- a CDS encoding long-chain-fatty-acid--CoA ligase: MLNLATLLEESARTWPERPAVIQDDNPLSYRALNDMANRVANLLAARGVRPGERVALACPNRPEFPAIYYGILKSGAVVVPLNILLKSAEFDYYLADSAAVALFCFEGSSGLPLGEEALRAAAKAEQCREVFIIGDRLPLEGERFSAAIAEQATEFASATTIESDTAVVLYTSGTTGRAKGAELTHANLVLNALGSVRLFDGSETAPDRHLVTLPLFHTFGSTVQMNAGFASAATLVLVERFDAAQAIALMQRHGITFFAGVPTMYWALLNALDEHTDIERLRSTLRMAVSGGASLPVQILEDFSRRFGVNILEGYGLSETSPVATFNHPHRVTKPGSIGQPIWGVEVRLLDATGQPVDGIDQVGEIAVRGYNIMKGYMNRPEATAEVLENGWFRTGDLARRDADGFYFIVDRAKDMIIRGGFNVYPREIEEALIRHPAVSLVAVIGVEHPSLGEEIKAVVVLKETEEPIEEETLIAWSRERLAAYKYPRIVEFVERLPMTSTGKVLKRCLR
- a CDS encoding transcriptional regulator, coding for MPNSSSQLELLRSVADGIAALFFPNAEVVIHDLATNKIAYLANNLSKRKPGDDAGLDDFELAGGAGVTGPYEKLNWDGKKMRSVSIAARDEQGKPSYLLCINLSTAMFEDARNALDMFLSVTRLQPQPQALFKDDWQEKINTFLHDWLRRENAALGALSREQKRRLVSDLYHQGAFKAKSAADYIANVLSMGRATVYKHLRELKQE
- a CDS encoding Glu/Leu/Phe/Val family dehydrogenase — translated: MEKLSYASDSSTTAWATYLQQIDRVAPYLGELSRWVDTLRHPKRALIVDIPLQMDDGTIRHFEGFRVQHNLSRGPGKGGIRFHPDVDLNEVMALSAWMTIKCAAVNLPYGGAKGGIRVDPFKLSEGELERLTRRYTSEIGFIIGPQKDIPAPDVGTNAKVMAWMMDTYSMNHGTTITGVVTGKPIHLGGSLGREKATGRGVFVTGSEVAKRLGVQIEGAKVAVQGFGNVGSEAARLFVGVGARVVTIQDHSATLFNANGIDLTALTEYQAKHKQIAGFPGASEIESEAFWSVDMDILIPAALEGQITRQRAEILSAKLVLEGANGPTFPEADDILRSRNITVVPDVICNAGGVTVSYFEWVQDMASYFWSESEINERMDKIMTDAMVHVWNKAAEKECSLRTAAYIVACERILTARKERGIYPG
- a CDS encoding TonB-dependent siderophore receptor, giving the protein MKIKNKGIENANAEAMSAKRLLLGSALALLPFAPHASAAADETILVTADAQNSVTAPVKGIVAKESAAGTKTAASLRKTPQSISVVTREQMNDQEPASVADALNYTSGVITTYRGNSNRNDEVISRGFRYAPKLLDGLHFGLSSQNGGAGQIDPWLLERVEMVHGPAGVLYGQVSPGGVVVMTSKRPTAQSIHEVKFSTGNRHLAETAFDFGGKLNDDNTLFYRLNGIARTEHEFVKDSKQQRVAIAPAFTWLPNEDTSFTLLTSYQNDPKAGSRNFLPRAGTLFPTSAGYVPYDFNISEPSFNKSRREQASIGYSLEHNFSDALSFTQNLRFTHRDEDYKYLVYNVNSKVNDHTVTRMAQHETQMTNEFGVDNQLKGLFDTGEVKHTVLGGLDYRYSHIDSKMYRDRGNDYPIDWANPVRPSIDGSTLALASSDLKTLNQVGVYLQDQLEWNNWNLLLSGRQDWSQVNTRDRTSGGKEQTYNDAQFTGRAGLLYAFDNGISPYVSYSTSFDPNLYPSAPGADPLKPTTGKQTEVGVKYQIPGGNTLLTLSWFDITQRNVASYNRLTSAYEQIGEVKSKGIEAEVHAQPTPEIKLTAAYTYTDVVTKDSNSADEIGHSPAGIPRHAASAWGSYSFLSGALNGLTVGSGVRYIGDAPADAIGQYDVPHYTLYDAMVKYDLGQASSALRGAALQLNVQNLTDKKYVSSCSGEYACFYGSGRSIIASVNYRW
- a CDS encoding DJ-1/PfpI family protein encodes the protein MSKKKILMLVGDYAEDYETMVPFQALQMIGHWVDAVCPGKAVGDYIQTAIHDFDGAQTYSEKPGHRFTLNADFAAAKEEHYDALLIPGGRAPEYLRLNPDVIALVQAFDAAKKPIAAVCHGPQLLAAAGVLKGRTCSAYPACAPEVRLGGGHYAEIGIDQAHVDGNLVTAPAWPAHPQWLAKFAEVLEQ
- a CDS encoding MbtH family protein — its product is MTQEQQNPFDDESLRFTVLVNAQQQYSLWPQFAETPQGWRVLMGPASRGECIDYIETHWQDMRPAALKAADAAR
- a CDS encoding antibiotic biosynthesis monooxygenase family protein, with protein sequence MNHESRADCSANGYIIEVSSFKLPASLSPEAFAVLDKRVEEEFISNQNGFISRDSGISVDNEPRWVNIVKWETLLDADENIYQFTRASAPASVKEYLASIGAEPVELKRYQHTGA
- the fes gene encoding enterochelin esterase, translating into MEFLPEKRPENGHEGLAAQWLREEAAGQPAWWQKVASHGTPIVEPHDDRHVKMTWLWRDPAGDERHSPICRVYADINGITDHHSTSPSSLTRLPGTDVWYGAAVIDRRWRGSYSLIPITERDLPPVFSGDEALRDRQQRAWWVSLFPLAIADPLNRLSLGPSHRPRPVSLAQGPDADDQSAWQAVDRPLDEARLQLFQWRSERLDNQRRVWLYASGDAAVKANRPLVLLLDGQNWIERHALLPVIEHETAKGRLPPACWLLIDAIDGEHRENELPCNAAFWQAIIEELLPQAQKREAFSEEGARTVVAGQSYGGLAALYAGVHWPERFGRVLSQSGSFWWPTVQFVTQFEKRHELEEGWLIRQVRQRNAAAPTLTVIQQAGDREADIEFVNRQMHQALTAAGHRAEYRVFSGGHDALCWRGGLVDGVRQLLSAME